The following are encoded together in the Pygocentrus nattereri isolate fPygNat1 chromosome 15, fPygNat1.pri, whole genome shotgun sequence genome:
- the micos13 gene encoding MICOS complex subunit MIC13: protein MAAKILPVVKLATKVGIAGGAVYVAYDSGLLGGSDEGSVALSKAKAAIPPAVEEWTKYFGFELPAAPKIEFSPVDAWNSGVRKSIHALSVAPTAACDYTSQGFEYLKGLAK, encoded by the exons ATGGCAGCCAAGATTCTGCCCGTAGTCAA GCTTGCCACCAAAGTAGGCATCGCTGGAGGAGCTGTCTATGTGGCGTATGACTCTGGACTTCTTGGAGGCAGTGACGAGGGCTCTGTAGCCCTGAGCAAGGCTAAAGCGGCTATTCCACCCGCTGTCGAAGAATGGACGAAGTACTTCGGCTTTGAa CTTCCTGCAGCACCTAAAATTGAGTTCTCCCCAGTTGATGCATGGAACTCAG GAGTGCGGAAATCTATCCATGCCCTTTCAGTTGCTCCAACTGCAGCGTGTGACTACACGAGCCAAGGCTTTGAGTATCTGAAAGGCCTGGCCAAATGA
- the LOC108435884 gene encoding transmembrane protease serine 11D-like, producing MNALHQVLLAALFSALVFDATYGEEIIHGRKAKKNSLQYMASVQVNGKHKCGGFLIDASYVLTAAHCDDRDNMSVVLGAQDISRNNLVRYVVKSKHKHPSYKDPKTGNDIMLLKLSSSVKQGKFVKIVKIPSKDKPLKPKTKCQVAGWGKTEKQNSVNDLLVTDVSTVSLKDCQKEWAIVKIKPPPNVLCAGGYGTKSGACQGDSGGPLVCSGTAVGIVSFNFNGDCNYPNVPNVYTQISKFTTWIKKTIKKGASTHGEEISNGKKAKKNSLQYMASVQVNEKHKCGEFPIDASYVLTAAHCDEGMNARQQVLLAAVFSTLTYDATHGGEIINGKKAKKNSQKYMASVQVNGKHKCGGFLIDASYVLTAAQCDYRGSMSVVLGAHNISANPLIRYEVKDKHKCLSYKKVSTGDDIMLLELSKKVQQGKPVKIVKIPSKDKPVKPNTKCMVAGWGKTEKQNAVNDLMVTSVSTISDKDCKKKWNNTLPHNVLCAATKSGVCQGDFGGPLVCGGVAVGIASFSSNRDCKHPHVPDVYTQISKYITWIKKIIKKGA from the exons ATGAACGCACTTCACCAGGTGCTGCTTGCTGCACTTTTCAGTGCACTGGTCTTTGATG CCACCTATGGAGAGGAAATCATTCATGGCAGGAAAGCCAAGAAGAACTCCCTGCAGTACATGGCATCAGTGCAGGTCAACGGGAAGCACAAATGTGGAGGATTCCTCATAGACGCCAGCTACGTACTCACTGCTGCCCACTGCGATGACCG GGACAACATGAGTGTGGTCCTCGGGGCTCAAGACATCTCCAGAAACAATCTGGTTCGATATGTAGTGAAGAGCAAGCACAAACACCCATCATACAAAGATCCTAAGACTGGAAATGACATCATGCTTCTGAAG CTTTCCAGCTCAGTTAAACAGGGTAAATTTGTGAAGATTGTCAAGATCCCAAGCAAGGACAAACCACTGAAGCCAAAGACCAAGTGCCAGGTCGCAGGATggggaaaaactgaaaaacagaactCAGTAAATGACCTGCTGGTGACCGATGTGTCAACTGTAAGTTTGAAAGACTGCCAGAAAGAGTGGGCTATTGTGAAGATCAAACCCCCGCCCAATGTGCTGTGTGCAGGTGGCTATGGGACAAAAAGTGGTGCATGCCAG GGTGATTCTGGTGGGCCTCTGGTGTGCAGTGGGACAGCAGTGGGCATCGTCTCCTTCAATTTCAATGGAGATTGTAACTATCCAAATGTGCCCAATGTCTACACTCAGATTTCAAAGTTCACAACCTGGATTAAGAAAACAATCAAGAAAGGTGCTT CCACCCATGGAGAGGAAATCAGTAATGGTAAGAAAGCCAAGAAGAACTCTCTGCAGTACATGGCATCAGTGCAGGTCAACGAGAAGCACAAATGTGGAGAATTCCCCATAGACGCCAGCTATGTACTCACTGCTGCCCACTGCGATGAAGG GATGAATGCACGTCAGCAAGTGCTGCTTGCTGCAGTTTTCAGCACATTGACATATGATG CCACCCATGGAGGGGAAATCATTAATGGTAAGAAAGCCAAGAAGAACTCACAGAAGTACATGGCATCAGTGCAGGTCAACGGGAAGCACAAATGTGGAGGATTCCTCATAGATGCCAGCTACGTACTCACTGCTGCCCAATGTGATTACAG GGGGAGCATGAGCGTGGTCCTCGGGGCTCACAACATCTCTGCAAACCCTCTGATCAGATATGAAGTGAAAGACAAGCACAAATGCCTATCATACAAAAAAGTCAGCACCGGGGATGATATCATGCTTCTGGAG CTTTCTAAGAAAGTTCAACAGGGTAAACCTGTGAAGATTGTCAAAATCCCAAGCAAGGACAAACCAGTCAAGCCAAACACCAAGTGCATGGTGGCAGGAtggggaaagacagagaaacaaaatGCAGTAAATGACCTCATGGTGACCTCTGTGTCAACCATAAGTGACAAAGACTGCAAGAAGAAGTGGAATAATACACTCCCACATAACGTTCTGTGTGCAGCGACAAAAAGTGGTGTATGCCAG GGTGATTTCGGTGGGCCTTTGGTGTGCGGTGGTGTAGCAGTGGGCATCGCCTCCTTCAGTTCCAACAGAGATTGCAAACATCCACATGTACCTGATGTCTACACTCAGATTTCAAAGTACATAACCTGGattaagaaaataataaagaaaggTGCTTAG
- the LOC108435912 gene encoding mast cell protease 4-like, with translation MAVVSLLLLTALLPYLGRTAHVDVGIVNGTETKPHSRPYMVSVQRKGKHICGGFLVSEHFVMTAAHCWNQEEKLTVVIGAHELKTVSTADRKEVKFYHIHPMYDSSTLFNDIMLLQLNRTAKKSKKVNWISITNKDKDIKAKSVCSVAGWGKQKSKGAPSARLMEVDVSIIDQKACHKYWHTNYSVTRMMCAGGHGGFCQGDSGGPLVCKGTAVGIVSFTDDGDCSYPKLPNVYTKISKFLPWIKGIMGSME, from the exons ATGGCTGTCGTCTCGCTTCTTCTGCTGACTGCCCTCCTGCCATACCTGGGCAGAACTG CTCATGTAGACGTAGGCATAGTGAATGGCACGGAGACTAAACCACACTCAAGACCCTACATGGTTTCCGTTCAAAGAAAAGGAAAGCACATCTGTGGCGGCTTCCTCGTGTCTGAACACTTTGTGATGACGGCTGCGCACTGTTGGAACCA GGAGGAAAAGCTGACGGTTGTGATAGGTGCTCATGAGCTCAAGACGGTCTCCACTGCGGATCGAAAGGAAGTGAAGTTCTATCACATCCATCCGATGTATGACTCCAGTACTCTGTTCAATGACATCATGCTGCTACAG CTAAACAGAACAGCTAAAAAGAGCAAAAAGGTCAACTGGATTTCCATAACAAACAAAGACAAGGACATCAAGGCCAAATCAGTCTGCAGTGTTGCAGGCTGGGGCAAACAAAAGTCCAAAGGAGCCCCCAGTGCACGTCTTATGGAGGTTGATGTGAGCATCATAGACCAAAAAGCATGTCATAAATACTGGCACACAAACTACTCAGTGACGAGGATGATGTGTGCAGGAGGTCATGGAGGATTCTGTCAG GGCGACTCTGGAGGGCCTTTGGTGTGTAAGGGTACGGCAGTCGGTATCGTTTCATTCACAGACGATGGAGACTGCAGCTATCCTAAGTTGCCCAACGTCTACACCAAGATCTCCAAATTTTTGCCCTGGATTAAGGGTATTATGGGAAGTATGGAGTGA
- the hsd11b1la gene encoding hydroxysteroid 11-beta-dehydrogenase 1-like protein, which produces MKLPAKIFLFGTLSAAFLAYLWSGPAFNEESLKGVKVLVTGASTGIGEQVAYHYARLGAQIVITARRENVLKEVVKKCQDLGAQKALYISADMGISADVDRVVEFAEQQLEGLDYIVLNHIGPSPYQMWDSDVDHMRWLMQVNFHSYVQMAVKALPALEKSKGSIVVVSSLLGKMCSPFALPYIATKFALNGFFGSLQHELAMKQSNVSISICILGLIDTDSAMEKIKGHIDITPYPAHEAAWQIIKAGVLRQSEIFYPWYTYYGVLFRDWFPHARDQVIRSCYNYQP; this is translated from the exons ATGAAGCTGCCCGCCAAGATCTTTCTGTTCGGGACTCTTAGCGCCGCTTTCCTTGCGTACCTGTGGAGCGGACCAGCTTTCAATGAAG AATCTCTAAAAGGGGTGAAGGTGTTGGTGACTGGTGCTAGCACTGGCATCGGGGAGCAGGTGGCATACCATTATGCCCGTTTGGGTGCTCAAATTGTCATCACAGCGAGAagagaaaatgtcttgaaaGAG GTGGTGAAGAAGTGTCAGGATCTGGGGGCTCAGAAAGCCCTCTATATCTCAGCAGATATGGGCATTTCCGCTGATGTTGACCGGGTGGTAGAGTTTGCAGAACAACAGCTCGAAGGACTGGACTACATAGTGCTAAACCACATCGGGCCCAGTCCGTATCAGATGTGGGACAGCGATGTGGATCACATGCGATGGCTAATGCAG GTGAATTTCCACAGTTACGTGCAAATGGCTGTGAAGGCTTTGCCGGCCCTTGAGAAGAGTAAAGGGTCGATAGTGGTGGTCTCCTCCCTGCTTG GAAAAATGTGTTCACCGTTTGCTCTGCCGTACATTGCTACTAAGTTTGCCCTGAATGGTTTCTTTGGGAGTCTACAGCACGAACTGGCGATGAAGCAGAGTAACGTGTCCATCAGTATCTGCATCCTGGGCCTCATTGACACAGACTCTGCCATGGAGAAAATCAA AGGCCACATAGATATTACCCCTTACCCTGCACATGAGGCCGCATGGCAAATCATCAAAGCTGGAGTGCTGCGCCAGAGTGAAATCTTCTACCCCTGGTACACCTACTACGGTGTTCTCTTCAGAGACTGGTTCCCTCATGCCAGAGATCAGGTGATACGTAGCTGCTACAACTACCAGCCATAA